A single genomic interval of Burkholderia sp. HI2500 harbors:
- a CDS encoding MFS transporter: MPNQTPSRELPLDLARTARRTAVRYWILTMLFVVTTLNYADRATLSITGTPIRKAFGIDPVTMGYIFSAFSWAYVLAQLPSGWLLDRFGARRVYAASIFLWSAFTLLQSTIGLGGSAAFAVAALFAMRFAVGIAEAPAFPANAKVVASWFPTAERGTASAIFNAAQYFAAVVFSPLMAWLTHAYGWHQVYLWLGLAGIALAFLWLRVMKDPADHPAVNRAELEHIEQGGGLVRTAARSSNGARSESSRVAGWYYVRQLLSNRMLIGVYLGQYCVNVLTYFFLTWFPIYLVQARGMSLLKAGFMTSLPAICGFLGGVLGGMLSDGLIRRGVSLTLARKIPIVGGMALSMVIIGCNYVDSEVLVIVLMAVSFFGKGIGSLGWAVVADTAPKEAIGLSGSLFNMFGNTAGIIAPIAIGYLVGASGSFNGALVFVGLNALVTVFSYLVIVKDIKRVELRHRDA, from the coding sequence GTGCCTAATCAAACCCCTTCTCGCGAGCTTCCGCTCGACCTCGCGCGCACCGCGCGCCGGACCGCCGTGCGCTACTGGATCCTGACGATGCTGTTCGTCGTCACGACGCTCAACTATGCGGACCGCGCGACGCTGTCGATCACCGGCACGCCGATCCGCAAGGCGTTCGGCATCGATCCGGTGACGATGGGCTACATCTTCTCGGCGTTCAGCTGGGCGTACGTGCTCGCGCAACTGCCGAGCGGCTGGCTGCTCGACCGCTTCGGCGCGCGGCGCGTGTATGCGGCCAGCATCTTCCTGTGGTCAGCGTTCACGCTGCTGCAGAGCACGATCGGCCTCGGCGGCAGCGCCGCGTTCGCGGTCGCCGCGCTGTTCGCGATGCGCTTCGCGGTCGGCATCGCCGAAGCCCCGGCCTTTCCGGCGAACGCGAAGGTCGTCGCGAGCTGGTTCCCGACCGCCGAACGCGGCACCGCGTCGGCGATCTTCAACGCCGCGCAGTACTTCGCGGCCGTGGTGTTCTCGCCGCTGATGGCGTGGCTCACGCATGCGTACGGCTGGCACCAGGTGTATCTGTGGCTCGGCCTCGCGGGCATCGCGCTCGCGTTCCTGTGGCTGCGGGTCATGAAGGATCCGGCCGACCATCCGGCCGTGAACCGCGCGGAACTCGAGCATATCGAGCAAGGCGGCGGCCTCGTGCGCACCGCCGCACGCAGCAGCAACGGCGCGCGCTCCGAAAGCAGCCGCGTGGCCGGCTGGTACTACGTGCGCCAGCTGCTGTCGAACCGGATGCTGATCGGCGTGTACCTCGGCCAGTACTGCGTGAACGTGCTCACGTACTTCTTCCTCACGTGGTTCCCGATCTATCTCGTGCAGGCGCGCGGCATGTCGCTGCTGAAGGCCGGCTTCATGACGTCGCTGCCCGCGATCTGCGGGTTCCTCGGCGGCGTGCTCGGCGGGATGCTGTCGGACGGGCTGATCCGCCGCGGCGTGTCGCTCACGCTCGCGCGCAAGATCCCGATCGTCGGCGGGATGGCGCTGTCGATGGTCATCATCGGCTGCAACTACGTCGACAGCGAAGTACTGGTGATCGTGCTGATGGCCGTGTCGTTCTTCGGCAAGGGGATCGGCTCGCTGGGCTGGGCCGTCGTCGCGGATACCGCGCCGAAGGAAGCGATCGGCCTGTCGGGCAGCCTGTTCAACATGTTCGGCAACACGGCCGGCATCATCGCGCCGATCGCGATCGGCTACCTCGTCGGCGCGAGCGGCTCGTTCAACGGCGCGCTCGTGTTCGTCGGGCTGAACGCGCTCGTCACCGTGTTCAGCTATCTCGTGATCGTGAAGGACATCAAACGCGTCGAACTGCGTCATCGCGACGCCTGA
- a CDS encoding aldehyde dehydrogenase (NADP(+)), producing MQLTGEMLIGAEAVAGSAGTLRAFDPSKGEPIDAPVFGVAAQADVERACELARDAFDAYRAQPLAARAAFLDAIADEIVALGDVLIERAHAETGLPVARLQGERGRTVGQLRLFARVVRDGRFLAASIDPAQPARTPLPRSDLRLQKVGLGPVVVFGASNFPLAFSVAGGDTASALAAGCPVIVKAHEAHLGTSELVGRAIRAAVAKTGMPAGVFSLLVGPGRVIGAALVSHPAVQAVGFTGSRQGGMALVQLANARPQPIPVYAEMSSINPVVLFPAALAARGDAIATGFVDSLTLGVGQFCTNPGLVLAIDGPDLDRFETVAAQALAKKPAGVMLTRGIADAYRNGRGKLAELPGVREIGAGEAAQTDCQAGGALYEVGAQAFLAEPAFSHEVFGPASLIVRCRDLDEVARVLEALEGQLTATLQMDADDKPLARRLLPILERKAGRLLVNGYPTGVEVCDAMVHGGPFPATSNPAVTSVGATAIERFLRPVCYQDFPDDLLPEGLQESNPLAIPRLRDGKAE from the coding sequence ATGCAACTGACTGGAGAGATGCTGATCGGCGCCGAAGCGGTCGCCGGCTCGGCCGGTACCTTGCGCGCGTTCGACCCGTCGAAGGGCGAGCCGATCGACGCGCCGGTGTTCGGCGTTGCGGCGCAGGCGGACGTCGAGCGCGCATGCGAACTCGCGCGCGATGCGTTCGACGCGTACCGCGCGCAGCCGCTCGCGGCCCGCGCGGCGTTTCTCGACGCGATCGCGGATGAAATCGTCGCGCTCGGCGACGTGCTGATCGAGCGCGCGCACGCCGAAACGGGCCTGCCCGTCGCGCGGCTGCAGGGCGAGCGCGGCCGCACCGTCGGCCAGCTCCGGCTGTTCGCGCGCGTCGTGCGCGACGGGCGCTTCCTCGCCGCGTCGATCGATCCCGCGCAGCCGGCGCGCACGCCGCTGCCGCGTTCGGACCTGCGGCTGCAGAAAGTCGGGCTTGGGCCCGTCGTCGTGTTCGGGGCGAGCAATTTCCCGCTCGCGTTCTCGGTGGCCGGCGGCGATACGGCGTCGGCGCTCGCGGCCGGCTGCCCGGTGATCGTGAAGGCGCACGAGGCGCACCTCGGCACGTCCGAGCTGGTCGGCCGCGCGATCCGCGCCGCCGTCGCGAAAACCGGCATGCCGGCGGGCGTGTTCTCGCTGCTGGTCGGCCCCGGCCGCGTGATCGGCGCGGCGCTCGTCAGCCATCCGGCGGTCCAGGCGGTCGGCTTCACGGGGTCGCGGCAGGGCGGCATGGCGCTCGTGCAGCTCGCGAACGCGCGCCCGCAGCCGATTCCCGTTTACGCGGAAATGAGCAGCATCAACCCCGTCGTGCTGTTCCCGGCGGCGCTTGCCGCGCGCGGCGACGCGATCGCGACGGGCTTCGTCGATTCGCTGACGCTGGGCGTCGGCCAGTTCTGCACCAACCCGGGCCTCGTGCTCGCGATCGACGGCCCCGATCTCGACCGCTTCGAAACCGTCGCCGCGCAGGCGCTCGCGAAGAAGCCGGCCGGCGTGATGCTCACGCGCGGCATCGCCGATGCGTATCGCAACGGCCGCGGCAAGCTGGCCGAACTGCCGGGCGTGCGCGAAATCGGCGCGGGCGAGGCGGCGCAGACCGACTGCCAGGCCGGCGGTGCGCTGTACGAAGTCGGTGCGCAGGCGTTCCTCGCCGAGCCGGCGTTCAGCCACGAGGTGTTCGGGCCGGCGTCGCTGATCGTGCGTTGTCGCGATCTCGACGAAGTCGCGCGCGTGCTCGAAGCGCTCGAAGGCCAGCTGACGGCCACGCTGCAGATGGACGCCGACGACAAGCCGCTCGCGCGCCGGCTGTTGCCGATCCTCGAACGCAAGGCGGGCCGTCTGCTGGTCAACGGCTACCCGACCGGCGTCGAGGTGTGCGATGCGATGGTGCACGGCGGGCCGTTCCCGGCCACGTCGAATCCGGCCGTCACGTCGGTCGGCGCGACGGCGATCGAGCGCTTCCTGCGGCCCGTGTGCTACCAGGATTTCCCGGACGATCTGCTGCCGGAAGGGTTGCAGGAAAGCAATCCGCTCGCGATTCCGCGGCTGCGGGACGGGAAGGCGGAGTAA
- the kdgD gene encoding 5-dehydro-4-deoxyglucarate dehydratase, whose protein sequence is MTSPQELKQIISHGLLSFPLTDFDADGSFRPSTYAERLEWLAPYGASALFAAGGTGEFFSLTQREYSDVIRVATETCKGKVPILAGAGGATRVAIEYAQEAERLGASGVLLMPHYLTEASQEGIADHVEQVCRALKIGVVVYNRANSKLNADMLERLADRCPNLIGFKDGVGEIESMVTIRRRLGDRFAYLGGLPTAEVYAAAYKALGVPVYSSAVFNFIPKTAMAFYEAIAKDDHATVGRLIDEFFLPYLKIRNRRAGYAVSIVKAGAKLVGHDAGPVRAPLVDLTDAEAAELDVLIKKMGPQ, encoded by the coding sequence ATGACCTCACCGCAAGAACTCAAACAGATCATTTCCCACGGCCTGCTGTCGTTTCCGCTGACGGATTTCGACGCCGACGGCAGCTTCCGCCCGTCCACCTATGCCGAGCGCCTGGAATGGCTCGCGCCGTACGGTGCGAGCGCGCTGTTCGCGGCCGGCGGCACCGGTGAATTCTTCTCGCTCACGCAGCGCGAGTATTCGGACGTGATCCGTGTCGCGACGGAAACCTGCAAGGGCAAGGTGCCGATCCTCGCCGGCGCGGGCGGCGCGACGCGCGTCGCGATCGAATATGCGCAGGAGGCCGAGCGCCTCGGCGCGAGCGGCGTGCTGCTGATGCCGCATTACCTGACCGAAGCCAGCCAGGAAGGGATCGCCGACCACGTCGAGCAGGTGTGCCGTGCGCTGAAGATCGGTGTCGTGGTGTACAACCGCGCGAATTCGAAGCTGAACGCCGACATGCTCGAGCGCCTCGCCGATCGTTGCCCGAACCTGATCGGCTTCAAGGACGGCGTGGGCGAAATCGAAAGCATGGTGACGATCCGCCGCCGCCTCGGCGACCGTTTCGCGTACCTCGGCGGCCTGCCGACGGCTGAAGTCTATGCGGCCGCGTACAAGGCGCTCGGCGTGCCGGTGTATTCGTCGGCCGTGTTCAACTTCATCCCGAAGACGGCGATGGCATTCTACGAAGCGATCGCGAAGGACGACCACGCCACGGTCGGCCGCCTGATCGACGAATTCTTCCTGCCGTACCTGAAGATCCGCAATCGCCGCGCGGGCTATGCGGTCAGCATCGTGAAGGCGGGCGCGAAGCTCGTCGGCCATGACGCAGGCCCGGTGCGTGCGCCGCTCGTCGATCTCACCGATGCAGAAGCGGCGGAGCTCGACGTGCTGATCAAGAAGATGGGGCCGCAATAA
- the garD gene encoding galactarate dehydratase, whose translation MTASPLYIRVHPDDNVAIVVNDGGLPEGAMFADGLTLREGVPQGHKVALVDLAAGDPIVRYNVVIGYALVELRRGSWVNERTMRMPEPPGLDDLPLATRAAPPLPPLEGYTFEGFRNADGSVGTRNILAITTTVQCVSGVVEHAVKRIKAELLPRYPNVDDVVGLEHTYGCGVAIDAPDADIPIRTLRNISLNPNFGGEVMTVSLGCEKLQPERLLPPGTIPVAADGATDNGGVVCLQDAAHVGFNSMIDSIMTMAESHLERLNRRRRETCPASDLVVGVQCGGSDAFSGLTANPAVGFAADLLVRAGATIMFSEVTEVRDGVAQLTSRAATEDVAREIIREMDWYDRYLQRGRVDRSANTTPGNKKGGLSNIVEKAMGSIVKSGSAPIAGVVRPGDRAKQKGLLYAATPASDFICGTLQLAAGMNLHIFTTGRGTPYGLAQVPVIKVATRSDLARRWHDLMDLDAGQIATGAATIEDTGWALFRLMLDVASGKRRTWAEQWKLANALTLFNPAPVT comes from the coding sequence ATGACTGCTTCCCCGCTCTATATCCGTGTGCATCCGGACGACAACGTCGCGATCGTCGTCAACGACGGCGGCCTGCCCGAGGGCGCGATGTTCGCCGACGGGCTGACGCTGCGCGAAGGCGTGCCGCAGGGGCACAAGGTTGCGCTGGTCGATCTCGCGGCCGGCGACCCGATCGTCCGCTACAACGTGGTGATCGGCTATGCGCTGGTCGAGCTGCGCCGCGGCAGCTGGGTCAACGAACGCACGATGCGCATGCCCGAGCCACCGGGGCTTGACGACCTGCCGCTCGCAACCCGCGCCGCGCCGCCGCTGCCGCCGCTCGAAGGCTATACGTTCGAGGGCTTCCGCAATGCCGACGGCTCGGTCGGCACGCGCAACATCCTCGCGATCACGACGACCGTGCAGTGCGTGTCGGGCGTCGTCGAGCACGCGGTGAAGCGGATCAAGGCCGAGCTGCTGCCGCGCTACCCGAACGTCGACGACGTGGTCGGGCTCGAGCACACGTACGGTTGCGGCGTGGCGATCGACGCGCCCGACGCCGACATCCCGATCCGCACGCTGCGCAACATCAGCCTGAATCCGAACTTCGGCGGCGAGGTGATGACCGTGAGTCTCGGCTGCGAGAAGCTGCAGCCGGAGCGCCTGCTGCCGCCCGGCACGATTCCGGTCGCGGCCGACGGTGCGACCGACAACGGCGGCGTGGTGTGCCTGCAGGACGCCGCGCACGTCGGCTTCAACTCGATGATCGACTCGATCATGACGATGGCCGAATCGCATCTCGAGCGGCTCAACCGCCGCCGCCGCGAGACGTGCCCGGCATCGGATCTCGTCGTCGGCGTGCAGTGCGGCGGCAGCGATGCGTTCTCGGGGCTCACCGCGAACCCGGCCGTCGGCTTCGCGGCCGACCTGCTGGTGCGCGCGGGCGCGACGATCATGTTCTCCGAGGTGACGGAAGTGCGCGATGGGGTCGCGCAGCTCACGTCGCGCGCGGCGACCGAGGACGTGGCGCGCGAGATCATCCGCGAGATGGACTGGTACGACCGTTACCTGCAGCGCGGCCGCGTCGACCGCAGCGCGAACACGACGCCCGGCAACAAGAAGGGTGGCCTGTCGAACATCGTCGAGAAGGCAATGGGCTCGATCGTGAAGTCGGGCAGCGCGCCGATCGCCGGCGTCGTGCGTCCCGGCGATCGCGCGAAGCAGAAGGGGCTGCTGTACGCGGCGACACCCGCGAGCGATTTCATCTGCGGCACGCTGCAGCTCGCGGCCGGGATGAACCTGCACATCTTCACGACCGGCCGCGGCACGCCGTACGGTCTCGCGCAGGTGCCGGTGATCAAGGTCGCGACGCGCAGCGACCTCGCGCGCCGCTGGCACGACCTGATGGATCTCGACGCGGGGCAGATTGCAACCGGCGCGGCCACGATCGAGGACACCGGCTGGGCACTGTTCCGGCTGATGCTCGATGTCGCGAGCGGCAAGCGCCGCACGTGGGCCGAGCAGTGGAAGCTCGCGAATGCGCTGACGCTGTTCAATCCGGCGCCGGTGACCTGA
- a CDS encoding nuclear transport factor 2 family protein has translation MNTAQSASSVHADLIDRYFDAWNEPDVARRRALIDATYASDAAYRDPLMAGDGHAGIDAMIAAVQARFPAFRFRRTTDVDGFGQHLRFSWALVSPDGAAIVKGSDFGTVDASGRLASVTGFIDEMPAAAS, from the coding sequence ATGAACACCGCCCAATCCGCTTCTTCCGTTCACGCCGACCTGATCGACCGCTACTTCGACGCCTGGAACGAACCCGACGTCGCGCGCCGCCGTGCGCTGATCGACGCGACCTACGCGAGCGACGCGGCCTATCGCGATCCGCTGATGGCCGGCGACGGCCACGCGGGCATCGACGCGATGATCGCGGCCGTGCAGGCGCGTTTCCCCGCATTCCGCTTCCGCCGCACGACCGACGTCGACGGCTTCGGCCAGCACCTGAGGTTCTCGTGGGCGCTCGTGTCGCCCGACGGCGCGGCGATCGTGAAGGGCTCGGACTTCGGCACCGTTGACGCGTCGGGCCGCCTCGCGTCAGTGACGGGTTTCATCGACGAAATGCCGGCCGCGGCGTCGTGA
- a CDS encoding RbsD/FucU family protein, with translation MLKNLDPLLHADILHTLRAMGHGDEIAICDANFPAESVAEHTVVGRALRIDGADSARVARAVLSVLPLDTFVDTPAWRMEVVGDAAAVPPVQREVQAEIDHAEGRAVPLAGIDRFAFYERAQQAYAVIVTGELRGYGCFIFKKGVLLSDAG, from the coding sequence ATGCTGAAGAATCTCGACCCGCTGCTGCACGCCGACATCCTGCACACGCTGCGCGCGATGGGCCACGGTGACGAAATCGCGATCTGCGATGCGAATTTCCCGGCGGAATCCGTCGCGGAGCACACGGTGGTCGGCCGCGCGTTGCGGATCGACGGCGCCGATTCGGCGCGCGTCGCGCGCGCGGTGCTGTCCGTGCTGCCGCTCGACACGTTCGTCGACACCCCCGCGTGGCGGATGGAAGTCGTCGGCGATGCGGCGGCGGTGCCGCCCGTGCAGCGCGAAGTGCAGGCCGAGATCGACCATGCGGAGGGGCGCGCGGTGCCGCTCGCGGGCATCGACCGGTTCGCGTTCTACGAGCGCGCGCAGCAGGCCTACGCGGTGATCGTCACCGGCGAGCTGCGCGGCTACGGCTGCTTCATCTTCAAGAAGGGCGTGTTGTTGAGCGACGCGGGCTAA
- a CDS encoding DoxX family protein, which produces MTRSVDSGVIFFARLALAALFLWGGVMKLLGYGDFIGYLHGLNVPYPQVIGPIVVAIEGLGGLLLIVGYKVKPLALLMAFYTVATAMVGHNFWDATDAAVQHDMVIHFWKNIAIAGGFLLLFVTGAGGASIDGLRRPSTTYGSLR; this is translated from the coding sequence ATGACGCGTTCCGTCGATTCCGGCGTCATTTTTTTCGCGCGCCTGGCGCTGGCGGCGTTGTTCCTGTGGGGCGGCGTGATGAAGCTGCTCGGCTACGGGGATTTCATCGGCTACCTGCATGGGCTGAACGTGCCGTATCCGCAGGTGATCGGGCCGATCGTCGTCGCGATCGAGGGGCTCGGCGGGCTGCTGCTGATCGTCGGCTACAAGGTGAAACCGCTCGCGCTGCTGATGGCGTTCTACACGGTCGCGACCGCGATGGTCGGGCACAATTTCTGGGACGCGACGGACGCCGCGGTCCAGCACGACATGGTGATCCATTTCTGGAAGAACATCGCGATTGCCGGCGGTTTCCTGCTGCTGTTCGTCACCGGCGCCGGCGGCGCGAGCATCGACGGCCTGCGTCGGCCGAGTACGACGTACGGCAGCCTGCGCTGA
- a CDS encoding MFS transporter — MQASELSGVPRAAERALTRSDYKTLGLAALGGALEFYDFIIFVFFAPAIGQLFFPHDIPDWLRQLQTFGIFAAGYLARPLGGVIMAHFGDLFGRKRMFTLSVLMMSVPTLLMGLLPTYDTIGILAPVLLLLFRVLQGAAVGGEVPGAWVFVSEHVPSRHIGYACGTLTAGLTAGILLGSLVAAGINSRYSSAEVGAFAWRIPFLLGGVFGLFSVYLRRWLHETPVFAEMKAKKALAAEIPLKAVLRDHGRAVIVSMLLTWMLSAAIVVVILMTPALLQKQFHLTPATTLFANSVATLCLTAGCITAGSLAGWIGAKRVLGIGGIGLAACYYLLFVQVAADASTLPLYYGIAGFMVGTIGAVPFVMVKSFPAVVRFSGISFSYNVAYAIFGGLTPVIVSLMMKSNPLAPVVYVAAICVVGAIAVQFSKDAKEDSPH; from the coding sequence ATGCAAGCTTCCGAATTGAGCGGCGTGCCTCGCGCCGCCGAACGCGCGCTCACGCGCAGCGACTACAAGACCCTTGGCCTTGCCGCACTCGGCGGCGCCCTCGAGTTCTACGACTTCATCATCTTCGTGTTCTTCGCGCCGGCGATTGGGCAACTGTTCTTCCCGCACGACATTCCCGACTGGCTGCGCCAGTTGCAGACGTTCGGCATCTTCGCGGCCGGCTATCTCGCGCGTCCGCTCGGCGGCGTGATCATGGCGCACTTCGGCGACCTGTTCGGCCGCAAGCGGATGTTCACGCTGAGCGTGCTGATGATGTCCGTGCCGACGCTGCTGATGGGCCTGCTGCCGACCTACGACACGATCGGCATCCTCGCGCCGGTGTTGCTGCTGCTGTTCCGCGTGCTGCAGGGCGCGGCCGTCGGCGGCGAAGTGCCGGGCGCATGGGTGTTCGTGTCCGAGCACGTGCCGTCGCGCCACATCGGCTATGCGTGCGGCACGCTGACCGCGGGCCTGACGGCCGGCATCCTGCTCGGCTCGCTGGTGGCCGCCGGCATCAACAGCCGCTACTCGAGCGCTGAAGTCGGCGCGTTCGCGTGGCGCATCCCGTTCCTGCTCGGCGGCGTGTTCGGCCTGTTCTCGGTGTACCTGCGCCGCTGGCTGCACGAGACGCCGGTGTTCGCCGAGATGAAGGCGAAGAAGGCGCTCGCGGCCGAGATTCCGCTGAAGGCCGTGCTGCGCGACCACGGCCGCGCGGTGATCGTGTCGATGCTGCTCACGTGGATGCTGTCGGCCGCGATCGTCGTCGTGATCCTGATGACGCCCGCGCTGCTGCAGAAGCAGTTCCACCTGACACCCGCGACGACGCTGTTCGCGAACAGCGTCGCGACGCTGTGCCTGACGGCCGGCTGCATCACCGCGGGTTCGCTCGCGGGCTGGATCGGCGCGAAGCGCGTGCTCGGCATCGGCGGCATCGGGCTGGCCGCGTGCTACTACCTGCTGTTCGTGCAAGTCGCGGCCGACGCGTCGACGCTGCCGCTCTACTACGGAATCGCGGGCTTCATGGTCGGCACGATCGGCGCGGTGCCGTTCGTGATGGTCAAGAGCTTCCCGGCCGTCGTGCGCTTCTCGGGCATCTCGTTCTCGTACAACGTCGCGTATGCGATCTTCGGCGGCCTCACGCCGGTGATCGTGTCGCTGATGATGAAGTCGAATCCGCTCGCACCGGTGGTGTATGTCGCGGCGATCTGCGTGGTCGGCGCGATCGCCGTGCAGTTCTCGAAGGATGCGAAGGAGGATTCGCCGCACTGA
- a CDS encoding branched-chain amino acid ABC transporter substrate-binding protein — MKLKVSHVALAAACALSGAHAIAADVVKIGFAAPLTGPQSNYGTDMQKGVQLAIADFNATRPTIGGKPVTFQLDSQDDQADPRTGTTVAQRLIDDNVRGIIGHFNSGTSIPASDLYDRAGLPQISMATSPQYTARGYKTTYRLLTSDAQAGRIVGTYAVKTLRFKRIAIIDDRTAYGQGIADEFAKAVEAAGGTIIKRDFTNDKALDFSAILTNLKGMNPDAIFYGGGDAQSSPMIRKMRQRGMKSAFVTGEMSRSPTFLKVGGDAAEGAIVYMGGLPKEKMPGFAGYAARYKARFNEDVITYSPYSYDGTIALLTAMKDANSTDPKVYTPYLGKVSVKGVSAPSIAYDTKGDLRDAPVTIYKVEHGAFKPVDTIAGN, encoded by the coding sequence TGCGCACTGTCGGGCGCGCACGCCATCGCCGCCGACGTCGTCAAGATCGGTTTCGCCGCACCGCTGACCGGCCCGCAGTCGAACTACGGCACGGACATGCAGAAGGGCGTGCAGCTCGCGATCGCCGATTTCAACGCGACGCGTCCGACGATCGGCGGCAAGCCCGTCACGTTCCAGCTCGACTCGCAGGACGACCAGGCCGACCCGCGCACCGGCACGACCGTCGCGCAGCGGCTGATCGACGACAACGTCCGCGGGATCATCGGACACTTCAACTCGGGCACGAGCATTCCCGCGTCCGACCTGTACGATCGCGCGGGGCTGCCGCAGATCTCGATGGCCACGTCGCCGCAATACACGGCGCGCGGCTACAAGACGACCTACCGGCTGCTGACGAGCGACGCGCAGGCGGGCCGCATCGTCGGCACGTACGCGGTGAAGACGCTACGCTTCAAGCGCATCGCGATCATCGACGACCGCACGGCCTACGGCCAGGGCATCGCCGACGAATTCGCGAAGGCCGTCGAAGCGGCGGGCGGCACGATCATCAAGCGCGACTTCACGAACGACAAGGCGCTCGATTTCTCCGCGATCCTGACCAACCTCAAGGGGATGAACCCGGACGCGATCTTCTACGGCGGCGGCGACGCGCAATCGTCGCCGATGATCCGCAAGATGCGCCAGCGCGGGATGAAGTCGGCGTTCGTGACGGGCGAGATGTCGCGCTCGCCGACGTTCCTGAAGGTCGGCGGCGACGCGGCCGAAGGCGCGATCGTCTACATGGGCGGGCTGCCGAAGGAGAAGATGCCGGGCTTCGCCGGCTACGCGGCACGCTACAAGGCGCGCTTCAACGAAGACGTGATCACCTACTCGCCGTACTCGTACGACGGCACGATCGCGCTGCTCACCGCGATGAAGGACGCGAACTCGACCGACCCGAAGGTGTACACGCCGTATCTCGGCAAGGTGTCGGTCAAGGGCGTGTCGGCCCCCAGCATCGCGTACGACACGAAAGGCGACCTGAGGGATGCGCCGGTGACGATCTACAAGGTCGAGCACGGCGCGTTCAAGCCGGTCGATACGATCGCCGGCAACTGA